The following proteins come from a genomic window of Aspergillus oryzae RIB40 DNA, chromosome 4:
- a CDS encoding uncharacterized protein (predicted protein), with product MSIPPPFNMNFTDGWYPPYPSLPPPVQLGYPTILPPLQPEDPIFLSTLQNWTSQSRIQSPPSKSPNQPSTDPGSGTVTPAPKTHPTEPTNYADLLRLYLTIKKDVSFKVTHPKQEKPTAPWVLRALTMLDHAECVAEAHLDLISSSDGEIQASQDQHSKMRDSAPFVLVVGSVKNMMKVNRHDEEGVRILQERVKALEKFTMDMDALSQ from the coding sequence atgtCCATACCTCCTCCATTCAATATGAACTTCACGGACGGTTGGTACCCACCCTACCCTAGCCTACCCCCACCGGTGCAACTCGGATACCCAACCATCCTCCCACCACTGCAACCCGAAGACCCAATCTTCCTATCAACACTTCAGAACTGGACGTCACAATCAAGGATCCAGTCCCCACCATCAAAAtccccaaaccaaccaagCACAGACCCAGGCTCGGGCACTGTTACCCCAGCACCCAAGACTCACCCCACAGAGCCAACCAACTACGCAGACCTCCTACGGCTATACCTGACTATCAAAAAGGATGTCTCATTCAAGGTCACTCACCCCAAGCAAGAAAAACCCACAGCTCCGTGGGTCCTCCGCGCGCTGACGATGCTTGACCACGCCGAGTGCGTGGCTGAAGCTCATTTGGATCTTATATCGTCGTCGGATGGGGAGATTCAGGCTTCACAGGATCAGCATAGTAAGATGAGGGATTCTGCTCCCTTTGTGTTGGTGGTTGGTTcggtgaagaatatgatgaaAGTTAATCGGcatgatgaggaaggcgTGAGGATCTTGCAGGAGAGAGTGAAAGCCCTGGAGAAATTTACTATGGACATGGACGCCTTGTCGCAGTGA
- a CDS encoding formin-mediated actin nucleation enhancer (predicted protein): MVSAQSEWSTPAGPSSAPRSSSSSGRPQSRSSVPDKQISQIEKSVTHLLVATKQLLETLTQWSRKQASENEVSDVYVRLGYEFNLACRAFNAIGVDTSDLGPVPDLLRTILEDTLSQDASPQSLDRYLPRIRDIIINLLHGLKKKQARLRSRQQREEGRSLPGRQASAGSVASGQAAMNQAYEETVSTVSSPKRSGRRYGSNGSLEEPSGASRTSPAPGDTRGGSFSEREASRREAQNILSQSSQPESDSTPKASAPSVNPSEYPTPPPPPPKQDDAIGALQRSGELERRASRRFSAYQIQKHLGTSSSGVPVLPTQHSPLPNRGRDVRESLNAVRLRGSYAHGRQRSTNRLQETTTTKTAPAQAPPNVPSIEEERTKSRGEASAHVSAKDYPIPQDKVQKPPDTETIDLPRPQEEPSLAEAFQPVKESTSDAVASPTTPKSERRQPHSVSTPPQSTHFTAEQPSPGKELTLFLQYKSKIKKYVLPEGFTGLTIGRLQLAFIEKFAWNTHNNGADLPEIYIQDPVSGVRHELEDLNDVKDRSVLVLNVDILDEVKKHFDDEFGGVRRLIEGVKDALNGQESVMQRVSDRQIEAAKEMARLAAAPPVSVSSAKSGGPSKGSIAGSDSQLAELQSLRRDIAVLRQTYSNFQSDIASSMNAIRTKASGVKSAATEVSLPSFEGDAGRARVNSGKKELGEESERLVARVDDLQDLVEDLRKDVVTRGVRPLPRQLESVGKDISAVTKEIKKMQEFLKREKPIWTKIWEKELQLVCEERDQLTMQEDLAADLQDDVEKAAQTFALVEQATKEQTMQNNPSNGVTLRNTSRNVVIDPAVDPMKAKDSVLGEVRALQPNHESRLEAIERAEKARQKELENRRIGLFQKELGAFVEEGKLKKSGGVEETERLRRAKDDRIRREVWERQQARAAEMEKAEAEAAAAQADQAPQAESNPTDDAEAKGEDGAPDTGEEQEPSSPKGKEPISEEAERTESKKEESEPAKNDEDKPTQPEAS, encoded by the exons ATGGTGTCTGCCCAATCTGAATGGAGTACTCCTGCCGGGCCT TCCTCCGCGCCACGCAGTTCATCTAGCTCCGGGCGACCACAATCAAGAAGCTCGGTG CCCGATAAGCAGATCTCACAAATTGAAAAAAGCGTCACGCATCTCTTGGTAGCCACGAAGCAACTGCTAGAAACACTGACCCAGTGGTCCCGGAAACAAGCTTCAGAGAACGAGGTATCCGACGTCTACGTGCGGCTAGGTTATGAGTTCAATCTTGCCTGTCGCGCATTTAATGCGATCGGGGTCGACACCTCGGACTTGGGCCCAGTGCCAGACCTTCTCCGGACAATTCTTGAAGACACCCTTAGCCAGGATGCTTCTCCGCAGAGCCTCGACCGCTATCTCCCGCGCATTCGtgacatcatcatcaaccttcttcacgggctcaagaagaagcaggccCGCTTACGTTCGCGGCAGCAGCGAGAGGAAGGTCGGTCATTACCCGGCCGGCAGGCAAGCGCTGGGAGTGTGGCGAGTGGGCAGGCAGCTATGAACCAGGCGTACGAAGAAACGGTTTCCACTGTGTCATCACCGAAACGATCAGGTCGTCGTTATGGAAGTAATGGCTCTCTGGAAGAACCCTCTGGTGCGTCTCGGACCTCACCAGCACCGGGTGACACGCGAGGGGGGAGCTTCTCAGAACGAGAGGCATCACGACGAGAGGCACAGAATATTCTGTCTCAGTCCTCCCAACCCGAAAGCGATTCTACTCCTAAGGCATCCGCACCATCGGTTAATCCGTCTGAATATCCCacccctcctccaccgcctcCGAAGCaagatgatgccattggtGCGCTGCAGAGAAGTGGTGAGCTTGAGAGGCGCGCCTCACGAAGGTTCTCCGCGTATCAGATACAAAAACACCTGGGGACGTCTTCCAGCGGTGTCCCTGTTCTACCGACCCAGCATTCTCCTCTGCCAAATCGTGGTCGCGATGTTCGTGAATCGTTGAATGCTGTTCGTCTACGAGGATCTTATGCCCACGGCCGACAGCGATCGACGAACCGCTTGCAGGAGACCACTACTACCAAAACTGCACCGGCGCAGGCACCTCCGAATGTTCCaagcattgaagaagaacgtaCTAAGTCCCGGGGTGAGGCTTCGGCGCATGTCTCTGCAAAAGACTACCCTATCCCTCAAGACAAAGTTCAGAAACCGCCCGACACAGAAACGATTGATCTACCTCGCCCTCAGGAGGAGCCCTCCCTTGCCGAGGCATTTCAGCCGGTCAAGGAGAGTACATCCGACGCTGTTGCCTCTCCAACAACACCTAAATCGGAACGTCGGCAGCCTCATTCTGTTTCCACCCCTCCCCAGAGCACTCATTTTACTGCCGAACAGCCATCTCCCGGGAAGGAGCTCACCCTGTTCCTACAGTATAAAAGCAAGATCAAGAAATATGTTCTGCCGGAAGGCTTCACTGGCCTGACGATTGGAAGGCTCCAACTGGCTTTCATCGAGAAATTCGCCTGGAACACTCACAATAACGGGGCCGACTTGCCAGAGATCTATATCCAGGATCCCGTCTCGGGTGTCCGCCACGAGCTAGAGGATTTGAACGACGTGAAGGATCGATCCGTTCTCGTGTTAAATGTTGACATCCTTGACGAGGTGAAGAAGCATTTTGACGATGAATTTGGTGGTGTCCGCCGGTTGATTGAAGGTGTCAAGGATGCTTTGAATGGCCAAGAGAGCGTGATGCAGCGAGTGTCCGACCGCCAGATTGAGGCGGCCAAGGAAATGGCTCGTCTTGCTGCGGCACCTCCGGTATCTGTTTCTAGTGCAAAGTCTGGGGGACCTTCTAAAGGTTCAATTGCAGGTAGCGACAGCCAACTTGCAGAACTCCAGAGCCTGAGGCGCGATATTGCCGTGCTGCGACAAACTTACTCCAACTTTCAGTCGGATATCGCAAGTTCGATGAACGCAATCCGCACCAAGGCCAGCGGTGTGAAATCCGCTGCCACTGAAGtatctttgccttcttttgaAGGCGATGCAGGACGCGCGCGCGTTAAttcgggaaagaaggagcttGGTGAGGAATCGGAACGCCTTGTGGCCCGTGTTGATGACCTTCAGGATCTGGTGGAGGATCTGCGCAAAGATGTGGTGACTCGAGGAGTTCGGCCGCTGCCGCGCCAACTGGAAAGTGTCGGCAAGGATATCAGTGCTGTAAcaaaggagatcaagaagatgcaggaatTCCTCAAACGGGAGAAACCGATCTGGACCAAGATTTGGGAGAAAGAGCTACAACTTGTATGCGAGGAACGTGACCAACTCACTATGCAAGAAGACCTTGCGGCCGACCTGCAGGATGATGTAGAAAAGGCCGCCCAGACATTCGCTCTTGTTGAGCAGGCTACCAAGGAACAAACAATGCAGAACAACCCCAGTAACGGGGTCACTCTACGAAACACATCTCGTAATGTGGTCATCGACCCCGCAGTGGACCCCATGAAGGCGAAGGACAGCGTCTTAGGCGAAGTACGTGCGCTGCAACCGAACCACGAATCACGCCTTGAGGCGATTGAACGAGCAGAGAAAGCACGCCAGAAAGAACTAGAGAATCGCCGGATTGGCCTCTTCCAGAAGGAACTCGGAGCATTTGTGGAAGAGGGTAAGCTGAAAAAGAGTGGTGGTGTGGAAGAGACCGAAAGGCTTCGTCGGGCCAAAGATGATCGCATCCGTAGGGAGGTGTGGGAGAGACAGCAAGCTCGAGCAgcagagatggagaaagcagaGGCGGAAGCAGCTGCTGCACAAGCAGACCAAGCTCCTCAAGCAGAGTCTAACCCAACAGATGATGCTGAAGCAAAGGGTGAGGATGGAGCACCAGATACTGGAGAAGAACAGGAACCATCGTCCCCGAAGGGGAAGGAACCTAtctccgaagaagcagagagaaCTGAGAGTAAAAAGGAGGAGAGCGAGCCGGCaaagaatgatgaagacAAACCGACTCAGCCTGAGGCTTCATGA
- a CDS encoding putative PAB1 binding protein (Pbp1) (protein interacting with poly(A)-binding protein): MASVNSLPAANNASGNTVNASSQNSGSRPSLRSSANSKADGGRRQAGSPLDGGQRRSNSQKAWTQGMNPITQRSSYSQQNGNMAQKQNAAPKPTSKESNTPDNHAHDRLVFLVTSFIMVQRPTKQEQNRANGVSDATSPFLGSAPDHSMSFDVKDVVEISVPNVSTSDVTAKGANGASTGFRTDVDISGNLAMRERTLKRWEPSAETEVDLSLEATNTSAGWDQFEANARLFGATSSYDENLYTTRIDRSDPTYKQKEAEAARIAREIETTDVDNAHMREERGLTVPGDGGDEEDKYSGVRRDERNFPPLVSGQPNKYTPPARRQAAAQAAAAPSSSASAVKQVPKDTTPSTAAPPKDSTASQPAPSATAASAAPDADKSASAKPPSATSAVPKRTGTENATANVEAEVLDHFRQFANSEKQKMQERRRNQASYDRTIKLNELMKFSKNFKLATPVPKDLVPILAKDPHKQEEIIQRAQQQAEEKTSTKTSPTPEQKQTPRAPVSARHDSGTAPSATPSDRPAYPRGRQVYPPTGPHAGAGARPQHQTMNPARQTTGMLGHRLADNLQQRKGVAMGAVPTPLPIQDVRLPPTGPAGDQSGVTSPSKAQTPTSSASTKFNVRALEFKPNPAASTFTPGASSSSSPFVGGRSVSRATSPSAFFGAKKPRPVTERPSLKNQFNAIKRMKKESAENTEKDYTFNGGIPPAYKTLPTWDVPTGNEEKTYQHMFKPPVTVPAISPQNRSASNPQAPHQPHMPFQFPQTTPGIPPVSGPPHGPHLHPQHHASGPPHFDDPHRMQMSASTSQVFPSPRLQHGYPSPMAPHAQLAFGQPMPQFYVNQGGPQPGHMRPYPGAPQFMNPQANMGAPMMVQQPSSGPYMGVPQGMAPYTPQMQMYSPNPGHAYPQHAPPQPHSGFPSPSRGAPMMMHQNSQQGQPPQPVMFMSPGQHGQPVYAAQQPGHSMLQPMKRPTADC; encoded by the exons ATGGCTTCTGTCAACTCCCTGCCGGCTGCCAATAATGCATCCGGCAATACCGTCAATGCGTCTTCACAGAACTCGGGTTCTAGGCCCTCATTAAGATCCAGCGCTAACTCCAAGGCGGATGGAGGTCGCCGTCAGGCAGGCAGCCCGCTTGATGGAGGTCAGAG GCGCAGCAATTCCCAGAAGGCTTGGACCCAAGGCATGAACCCGATCACTCAGAGGTCTTCATATTCGCAACAGAACGGAAATATGGCTCAGAAACAGAATGCGGCCCCTAAGCCAACATCAAAAGAGTCGAACACACCTGATAATCATGCCCATGACcgtcttgttttcttggttACTAGCTTTATT atggtgcagCGCCCAACAAAGCAAGAGCAAAACCGGGCGAATGGCGTAAGCGATGCTACAAGTCCGTTTCTAGGATCCGCACCGGATCACAGTATGTCGTTCGATGTGAAGGATGTGGTGGAAATATCCGTTCCCAACGTCTCCACATCCGATGTTACAGCGAAAGGAGCTAATG GTGCCTCTACTGGCTTCCGAACTGATGTCGATATTTCTGGTAACCTGGCGATGCGCGAGCGAACCTTGAAGCGCTGGGAGCCATCGGCAGAGACTGAGGTGGATTTGTCTCTGGAAGCTACGAACACGTCAGCCGGCTGGGATCAGTTCGAGGCCAATGCACGTTTGTTTGGAGCCACTAGTAGTTATGACGAGAATCTCTACACTACCCGGATTGACCGTTCCGACCCGACTTACAAGCAGAAGGAAGCGGAAGCCGCTCGTATTGCACGTGAAATTGAGACCACCGACGTTGACAATGCGCATATGAGGGAAGAACGAGGATTAACAGTGCCaggagatggtggtgacgaggaagacaaatACAGCGGTGTCCGACGTGACGAGAGAAACTTCCCACCCCTTGTCTCTGGGCAGCCAAACAAGTACACACCGCCAGCTCGTCGACAGGCCGCCGCTCAAGCTGCTGCAGCCCCAAGTTCCTCCGCTAGCGCTGTGAAACAGGTGCCCAAGGATACAACGCCTTCTACGGCGGCACCACCTAAAGATAGTACCGCATCACAACCTGCCCCTTCAGCTACAGCTGCCAGCGCCGCTCCTGACGCGGACAAGTCTGCCTCGGCGAAGCCTCCATCAGCTACCAGCGCTGTACCGAAGCGGACTGGCACGGAGAATGCTACCGCCAACGTGGAAGCGGAAGTGCTAGATCACTTCCGTCAATTCGCCAACAgcgagaaacagaaaatgcAGGAACGCCGCCGTAACCAGGCGTCCTATGATCGTACGATCAAACTCAATGAACTGATGAAattctcgaagaacttcaagcTTGCTACGCCAGTCCCCAAGGATCTGGTGCCTATCCTCGCCAAGGACCCTCATAAGCAGGAAGAAATCATCCAGAGAGCTCAGCAGCAAGCTGAGGAGAAAACATCAACCAAGACCTCTCCAACGCCTGAGCAGAAACAAACGCCCCGTGCCCCTGTCTCGGCTCGCCATGACAGCGGGACAGCGCCATCGGCGACACCATCCGATCGCCCGGCCTATCCTCGTGGTCGCCAGGTGTATCCTCCTACCGGTCCGCACGCAGGTGCTGGTGCGAGACCCCAGCACCAGACAATGAACCCGGCTCGTCAAACCACGGGGATGCTCGGGCATCGCCTGGCCGACAACCTTCAGCAGCGGAAAGGTGTAGCGATGGGCGCTGTTCCGACGCCTTTGCCCATTCAAGACGTTCGCTTACCCCCAACGGGCCCCGCTGGTGACCAGTCCGGCGTAACCAGCCCAAGCAAGGCGCAAACACCAACATCTTCGGCATCCACAAAGTTCAATGTGAGAGCCCTAGAGTTCAAGCCCAACCCAGCCGCAAGCACATTCACCCCAGGTGCTTCGTCCAGCTCGTCACCCTTTGTTGGAGGTCGTTCTGTTTCTCGTGCCACTAGCCCCTCTGCATTCTTCGGTGCTAAGAAGCCACGGCCCGTCACCGAGCGCCCGTCTCTCAAGAACCAATTCAACGCTATtaagagaatgaagaaggagagcgcGGAAAACACTGAGAAGGATTATACTTTCAATGGAGGAATTCCGCCAGCATATAAAACTCTCCCCACCTGGGACGTGCCTACTGgcaatgaagagaagacttACCAGCACATGTTCAAGCCTCCTGTTACTGTTCCAGCCATCTCTCCCCAGAACCGCTCAGCATCTAACCCACAGGCTCCTCATCAACCCCACATGCCTTTCCAATTCCCCCAGACAACACCAGGCATACCTCCTGTATCTGGTCCCCCACATGGGCCTCATCTGCATCCCCAGCACCATGCATCTGGTCCACCTCACTTTGACGACCCTCATCGGATGCAAATGTCAGCCTCAACTTCTCAGGTCTTCCCGTCCCCGAGACTTCAGCATGGGTATCCTTCTCCCATGGCCCCTCATGCCCAGCTAGCATTCGGGCAACCCATGCCACAATTCTACGTCAACCAAGGTGGCCCCCAACCTGGTCATATGAGGCCCTACCCAGGTGCTCCTCAGTTTATGAACCCGCAGGCCAACATGGGTGCTCCCATGATGGTACAGCAACCTTCCAGCGGTCCTTACATGGGGGTCCCTCAGGGTATGGCCCCTTACACGCCTCAGATGCAGATGTATTCCCCGAATCCGGGCCACGCCTACCCGCAGCATGCGCCGCCTCAGCCGCACAGCGGCTTTCCGAGCCCCAGCCGCGGtgcgccgatgatgatgcatcAAAACTCTCAACAGGGCCAGCCCCCACAGCCAGTAATGTTCATGTCACCGGGGCAGCATGGACAGCCCGTCTATGCAGCTCAGCAGCCAGGCCACAGTATGTTGCAACCAATGAAGCGACCCACTGCTGATTGCTGA